The sequence GTACTTCATTTGGATCGCGTCTTCGTGTGTGCCTGCGTTAAAGACGATTTCCGACTGCTCTTCCAGCGCCCTGTCCACGACCACCGGCAACCAGTAACGGTTGCCGAAAGGGGGCATGGCTCCGGTTTCGCAATCGGGGAACAGTTCCGTTACTTCGTGCTCATCGGCCAGTCTCAGTTTGTGCTCGTGGAGCAAGTTCGCCAATCGTCGAAGATGAATATGATCGGCAGCCTCCACAACGGCCACGATGTAACGGCCATCGGCTTTCACCAACACCGATTTGGCGAATTGCGTTCTCGGCACATGCATTTGATGCGCGACCTCCCCCGACGTGTAAGCGGGAGAGTGTCTAACGGCGACGTATTTGATCTGATTCTTATCAAGAACATCTTTCAACTGTGCCAAAATTGCCATAGCTCACCTCCAACTTCTTGTTGCCTGTTCTAGCAAAAAACGCCATGACCGGGGTCAATTTTTTTGAAAGGCGTTTCGATTTGCGTTCGCCGCCGTCGCTTTCCGGCCAAAGCAAAATAACAACGGCAAGCGAGTTGTGGGTTTACTTCGATCCGCGCTCGACCCGCTTTTTCGCGGCTTCCCAGCCGTCGATTCCGTCGGGCATCACGAACAGATTCTTATAACCGAATTTTGCCGCGCGCCGCGCGGCATCGTGGCTGGCCATTCAATGCGGGTTCTTGCAGTAAAAGATCAGGGTGGCTTCCTTGTCCTTGGGAAGCGCGTCTTGCGTGAATTTGTTGAACTGAACATGAGTTGCACCGGGGACGTGGCCGGCGAGAAACGTCTCTTCCGTGTTGGCGTCGAAAATAAATACCCCTGGTTTGCCTAGACGGTCCGAAACTTCTTGCACGCTCAGCATATGGAAAGGCTCCGGCCCCGCCGCGAAGCACGAAAACGGCAACGCAAAAAACAGAACCGGAA is a genomic window of Bdellovibrionota bacterium containing:
- a CDS encoding YbaK/EbsC family protein; this encodes MAILAQLKDVLDKNQIKYVAVRHSPAYTSGEVAHQMHVPRTQFAKSVLVKADGRYIVAVVEAADHIHLRRLANLLHEHKLRLADEHEVTELFPDCETGAMPPFGNRYWLPVVVDRALEEQSEIVFNAGTHEDAIQMKY
- a CDS encoding rhodanese-like domain-containing protein — encoded protein: MQEVSDRLGKPGVFIFDANTEETFLAGHVPGATHVQFNKFTQDALPKDKEATLIFYCKNPH